In Lysinibacillus sp. FSL M8-0337, the following proteins share a genomic window:
- a CDS encoding alpha/beta hydrolase, translated as MQHLFHKGTDETKPTLLLLHGTGGDEHSLISLAKEIDATANILSVRGNVLENGMPRFFRRLAEGVFDIEDLIFRTQELQSFLATAAEEYGFDRTRIVAIGYSNGANIAASLLFHFEDALAGAILHHPMVPRRGIELPALPNIPVFIGAGTNDPMCTAQESEDLESLLSKAGAHVTTAWFNYGHQLTMPEVEAARAWYRQSF; from the coding sequence ATGCAACATTTATTTCATAAAGGTACAGATGAAACAAAGCCAACCTTATTGTTATTACATGGTACAGGTGGGGATGAGCATTCGTTAATCAGTCTTGCAAAGGAAATTGATGCAACAGCCAATATTTTAAGTGTACGAGGTAATGTATTAGAAAACGGTATGCCTCGTTTTTTCCGTCGCTTAGCTGAAGGTGTTTTTGATATAGAAGATTTAATCTTCCGTACACAAGAATTACAAAGCTTTTTGGCAACCGCAGCAGAGGAGTATGGTTTTGATCGTACGCGCATTGTAGCGATTGGTTATTCAAACGGAGCCAATATTGCTGCAAGCTTATTATTCCACTTTGAAGATGCATTAGCAGGGGCAATTTTACATCATCCGATGGTGCCAAGACGTGGCATCGAACTACCTGCGTTACCTAATATTCCGGTATTTATAGGTGCAGGAACCAATGATCCAATGTGTACTGCACAGGAATCAGAAGATTTGGAGTCGCTGTTATCGAAAGCGGGTGCTCATGTAACGACAGCATGGTTTAACTACGGACATCAGCTCACAATGCCAGAGGTAGAGGCGGCAAGAGCGTGGTATCGTCAATCTTTTTAA
- a CDS encoding MMPL family transporter, with translation MKTFSAFITAHAKAIVAIWIVIFIAMAVFAIQLPSKLHGDGFFVEADHTYVTNELAKTFDLPAETIMVVFDQASNKKIENTLQKLEDIEEVHSIQSPLDDSTLQKNGISYAMVHFKNNIDNLPAIVKEVRALVEDEGISVTGGPVISEDINEASQKDLASAEAIGLPIAIVVLLLAFGTVVAAILPILIGVVTVVTAFGLLTLLSGSVNLSIFVLNIVPMLGLALSIDFALLFINRYREERNHSSIAEAIQIAIQTAGRSIIFSAVCVMIGLGAMIVIDVEIFRNIALGGTIVVLFAVLSGLTLLPATMMVLGDRLNKWRILRVKPGGTNRWHSFAGFVMKRPVSIVIVALLLLGIGMIPLKDIKLAIPQVDSLPTKYDARAAYDKLDETFGLGDTSVLYLLAERQDGWEDEQGRKLLFDIQEKLLNDPLVDEVSTIYTAAQMKSPEELTASLKMPQMAEQLKPIIDTFSKDTQLFIPITLNVAGSSSAAQQFARTWMDKDLNVDFKLGGQGKFNQEIFDEIASKIIFAVSIIIVSTFFILMLAFRSILIPLKAIIMNIIGLSSAFGILVYIFQYGHFGIEAGTIVLIIPVIVFCLVFGLSMDYEVFLISRIQEEYQKGADNTRATVDGLTSTSRIITSAALIMIVITGAFAFTDVMPVKQIGVGIAIAIAIDATIIRLMLVPSLMKLFGDWNWWLPFAKKK, from the coding sequence ATGAAAACTTTTTCAGCTTTTATCACTGCACATGCAAAAGCTATCGTTGCCATTTGGATTGTTATTTTTATCGCAATGGCTGTGTTTGCTATACAGCTTCCTAGCAAACTGCATGGAGATGGCTTTTTTGTTGAAGCTGATCATACCTATGTCACAAATGAACTAGCCAAAACATTCGACTTACCTGCAGAAACAATCATGGTTGTTTTTGATCAAGCAAGCAATAAAAAAATTGAAAACACCCTACAAAAGCTAGAGGACATTGAAGAAGTTCACTCTATTCAGTCACCATTGGATGATTCCACTTTACAAAAGAATGGCATTTCCTATGCCATGGTACATTTTAAAAATAACATTGATAATTTGCCTGCTATCGTCAAAGAGGTTCGTGCTTTAGTTGAAGATGAAGGGATCAGTGTAACTGGTGGTCCTGTGATTTCGGAGGATATTAATGAAGCTAGCCAAAAGGACTTAGCATCCGCTGAAGCCATTGGTTTACCAATCGCTATTGTTGTGCTATTACTTGCTTTCGGTACCGTTGTAGCTGCAATTTTACCAATTTTAATCGGAGTTGTTACCGTTGTCACAGCATTCGGACTGTTGACGCTACTAAGTGGTAGCGTTAATTTATCCATTTTTGTGTTAAATATTGTACCAATGCTTGGACTTGCCCTTAGTATTGATTTCGCCCTGCTATTTATTAATCGCTATCGTGAAGAGCGTAACCATTCAAGCATTGCCGAAGCTATACAAATCGCCATCCAAACAGCCGGTCGTTCTATTATTTTTTCTGCTGTTTGTGTCATGATTGGTCTTGGTGCCATGATTGTCATTGATGTAGAAATCTTCCGCAATATTGCCCTAGGTGGTACAATTGTCGTATTGTTTGCCGTGCTTTCCGGTCTCACTTTATTACCTGCGACAATGATGGTGTTAGGAGATCGCCTAAATAAATGGCGTATATTACGTGTAAAGCCAGGTGGCACGAATCGTTGGCACAGTTTTGCTGGCTTTGTTATGAAGCGACCTGTCTCTATTGTTATTGTCGCTTTATTATTACTTGGTATCGGGATGATTCCGTTAAAGGATATTAAACTTGCTATACCGCAAGTAGATTCTTTACCAACCAAATACGATGCCCGAGCAGCTTACGATAAATTAGATGAAACGTTTGGGCTCGGTGATACATCCGTTTTATATTTACTTGCAGAACGCCAAGATGGTTGGGAAGACGAGCAAGGAAGAAAGCTACTGTTTGATATACAAGAAAAACTGCTTAACGATCCGCTCGTTGATGAAGTATCAACGATTTATACAGCAGCCCAAATGAAATCACCAGAGGAATTAACCGCTTCCTTAAAAATGCCACAAATGGCAGAACAATTAAAACCAATTATTGATACTTTTTCAAAGGATACACAGCTATTTATTCCTATTACATTAAATGTAGCTGGTTCATCTTCAGCAGCACAGCAATTCGCCAGAACGTGGATGGACAAGGATTTAAATGTTGACTTCAAACTAGGTGGACAAGGGAAATTTAATCAAGAAATTTTTGATGAAATTGCTAGTAAAATAATATTTGCAGTTTCTATCATTATCGTGTCGACGTTCTTTATTTTGATGCTTGCCTTCCGTTCCATTTTAATTCCTCTCAAGGCAATCATTATGAATATAATCGGATTATCATCCGCGTTTGGCATACTAGTTTATATTTTCCAATATGGGCATTTTGGAATAGAGGCTGGAACAATCGTCCTTATTATTCCAGTTATCGTATTTTGCCTTGTATTTGGTTTAAGTATGGACTATGAAGTATTTTTAATCTCTCGCATACAGGAAGAATATCAAAAAGGGGCAGATAATACGCGTGCAACAGTGGATGGGCTAACATCTACTAGCCGTATCATTACATCTGCTGCGCTGATTATGATTGTTATTACAGGGGCATTTGCCTTTACTGATGTCATGCCTGTAAAGCAAATCGGTGTTGGTATTGCGATTGCCATCGCGATTGACGCGACCATTATTCGGCTTATGCTAGTGCCAAGCCTTATGAAGCTATTTGGTGATTGGAACTGGTGGCTACCATTTGCTAAGAAAAAGTAA
- the putP gene encoding sodium/proline symporter PutP — protein sequence MSDNTYQLIAIIIYMIVMLGIGWYAFVKTSNLTDYMLGGRSLGPAVTALSAGAADMSGWLLMGLPGAIYASGLVEAWIAIGLTIGAYLNWMFVAPRLRVYTQVSNDSITIPSYLDNRLRDHTRLIRIASGLIILLFFTFYVSSGMVAGGKFFDSSFGYEYHTGLLIVSGVVVAYTLFGGFLAVSYTDFLQGLIMFLALITVPLFGLFLTGGLSETVESIKTVNPEHLSLLPASATAAAIISSLAWGLGYFGQPHIIVRFMAISSVKETKQARRIGIGWMILSLAGALATALVGVAYYQQNAGELKDAETVFIVLGQILFHPFIAGIMLAAILAAIMSTISSQLIVTSSALVEDIYKALFNKTANDKHYVFIGRMAVLVVAIIAAILAWNPENSILNLVGFAWAGFGAAFGPIILLSLYWKKLTNYGALSGMVTGAATAFIWGKIKLLSTTLYEIVPGFFVCLIVAVVVSMVTYKRNAEIEEEFDRTETLLKKEQG from the coding sequence ATGTCAGATAATACTTATCAGCTTATTGCTATTATCATTTATATGATTGTCATGCTCGGAATCGGGTGGTATGCATTCGTTAAAACTTCAAATTTAACAGATTATATGCTAGGTGGTCGATCATTAGGGCCTGCTGTTACAGCGTTGAGTGCAGGTGCTGCAGATATGTCAGGTTGGCTTTTAATGGGGCTTCCAGGGGCAATTTATGCTTCGGGACTTGTTGAAGCATGGATCGCCATTGGGTTAACAATAGGAGCTTATTTGAATTGGATGTTTGTCGCACCAAGATTACGGGTTTATACGCAAGTTTCAAATGACTCGATTACAATACCGAGTTATTTAGATAATCGCTTACGTGATCATACAAGATTAATCAGAATTGCTTCAGGACTCATTATTTTATTGTTTTTCACATTCTATGTTTCCTCAGGTATGGTAGCTGGCGGTAAGTTTTTTGACAGCTCATTTGGGTACGAATATCATACTGGTTTATTGATTGTATCAGGCGTAGTTGTTGCCTATACATTGTTTGGTGGTTTCCTAGCGGTGAGTTATACGGACTTTTTACAAGGTCTTATTATGTTTTTAGCACTGATTACAGTACCTTTATTTGGGCTATTTTTAACGGGTGGTCTTAGTGAAACAGTAGAATCCATTAAAACGGTAAACCCAGAACATTTAAGTTTATTACCAGCATCAGCGACAGCTGCAGCGATTATTTCATCGCTTGCATGGGGGTTAGGATACTTTGGGCAACCCCATATAATCGTGCGTTTTATGGCGATTAGTTCTGTAAAGGAAACGAAACAGGCTCGTCGCATCGGTATTGGTTGGATGATTTTAAGTCTTGCTGGTGCCCTTGCAACGGCATTAGTAGGTGTAGCGTACTATCAACAAAATGCAGGGGAATTAAAAGACGCTGAAACGGTCTTTATTGTACTTGGTCAAATTTTATTCCATCCATTTATCGCAGGTATTATGCTGGCTGCTATTCTTGCTGCAATTATGAGTACCATTTCATCGCAATTAATTGTCACTTCTTCAGCACTTGTTGAAGATATTTACAAGGCGTTATTTAATAAAACAGCAAACGATAAACATTATGTGTTTATTGGGCGTATGGCAGTTTTAGTAGTAGCCATTATTGCAGCAATTTTAGCTTGGAACCCTGAAAACTCCATTTTAAATTTAGTAGGGTTTGCTTGGGCTGGCTTTGGGGCTGCGTTTGGTCCAATAATTTTATTATCATTATATTGGAAGAAATTGACGAATTACGGAGCGCTTAGTGGAATGGTGACAGGTGCGGCAACAGCCTTTATATGGGGCAAAATAAAGCTGCTTTCAACTACTTTATACGAAATCGTTCCAGGATTCTTTGTTTGTTTAATAGTAGCCGTTGTTGTAAGTATGGTGACATATAAGAGAAATGCTGAAATTGAGGAAGAATTCGATCGTACCGAAACATTGTTAAAAAAAGAGCAAGGATAA
- a CDS encoding AI-2E family transporter, whose translation MTRKVWFQVGIGILLVLLILKYFIEIHWIFTPLAMILKAIFVPLLLGGVLYYVTEPIQRFLEKRRWPRWSSILTIVVGLIAIVVGFGWIIGNPIATQLNNLAKNAPLISSSIQEATDYVFSLFSNKDNLPPQITDFIDNLANSVQSIAVVASKWLVSFIQSLVSVSLLAILIPFFFIFMLKDHEKFAPSIYKYFTGERREWIKKTLSEIDDVLRSYIQGQLQISFLLALIMYVGYLIIGLEYSLLLVIFAFFMNMIPFIGPWIALAPAVIVAVIQDPMLVVWVCVVTLIAQQIDSNFITPNVMGKSLDIHPLTVITIILAAGNIAGFIGIIIAVPFYAVLKVIVSNIYDERNAIKKKATKSV comes from the coding sequence GTGACGAGGAAGGTATGGTTCCAAGTAGGTATAGGGATTTTACTAGTTTTACTAATACTTAAATATTTTATAGAGATTCATTGGATTTTCACACCGCTTGCTATGATTTTAAAAGCGATTTTTGTGCCGTTACTACTTGGGGGTGTGTTGTATTATGTGACAGAGCCAATTCAACGTTTTTTAGAAAAGCGTAGATGGCCAAGGTGGTCGAGTATTTTAACAATTGTCGTTGGACTGATTGCCATAGTAGTCGGCTTTGGTTGGATTATTGGTAATCCGATTGCTACACAGCTTAATAATCTGGCAAAAAATGCACCACTGATTAGTTCAAGTATTCAAGAGGCAACTGATTATGTGTTTAGCTTGTTCAGCAATAAGGATAATTTACCTCCGCAAATAACCGATTTTATTGATAATCTAGCCAATTCTGTACAGAGTATTGCTGTCGTAGCAAGTAAATGGCTTGTATCATTTATCCAATCACTGGTGTCAGTTTCTTTACTAGCGATTTTAATTCCATTTTTCTTCATTTTTATGTTGAAGGACCATGAGAAATTTGCGCCTTCCATTTATAAATATTTTACTGGCGAGCGTCGTGAATGGATTAAAAAGACATTAAGTGAAATAGACGATGTATTGCGTAGCTATATTCAAGGGCAACTGCAAATCAGTTTTTTACTAGCACTTATCATGTATGTTGGGTATTTAATAATTGGCTTAGAGTATTCATTATTGCTCGTGATTTTTGCTTTCTTTATGAATATGATTCCGTTTATTGGACCGTGGATTGCCCTTGCGCCAGCAGTCATTGTAGCAGTGATTCAAGATCCAATGCTTGTTGTGTGGGTATGCGTTGTTACACTTATTGCGCAGCAGATTGATAGTAACTTTATTACGCCTAATGTTATGGGGAAATCGCTTGATATCCATCCGTTAACAGTTATTACGATTATTTTAGCAGCAGGTAATATAGCAGGCTTTATTGGGATTATTATTGCGGTACCATTCTATGCGGTACTAAAAGTAATTGTTTCGAATATTTATGATGAACGAAATGCGATAAAGAAAAAGGCTACGAAGTCAGTATAG
- a CDS encoding SAM-dependent methyltransferase, whose product MTFEEMKTLLLDQISQQQLIAATISQPRMKSNEIKRIKLKPIMLKEAYHIQIEYQYERILKHENVLLADFPPKLDLFFTDFRQAHIDFKEEKVHVQLSKKNKVLWKSDKAATPKQVNLSHNRKKNYLLDESTPYPFLIRLGVQSEEGKVKKQKYDKFKQINRFIEFIDDALAYLPKNRQVRILDFGSGKSYLTFALYHYLKIEKGLDIRVTGLDLKKEVIEECSRIAQDLGYEQLEFLVGDINDYNDESNVDMVVTLHACDVATDMALSRAVKWGASVILSVPCCQHELNRQLDTPALDVMLQHGLVRERFAALATDSIRAEILSLVGYEAQLLEFIDMENTPKNILIRAYYTGKKPTAQQRAKYDAFVTLLNAKPFLANELTAYL is encoded by the coding sequence ATGACATTTGAAGAAATGAAAACACTGCTTCTAGACCAGATTTCACAACAACAACTCATTGCGGCTACAATTAGTCAACCACGAATGAAGTCCAATGAAATAAAGCGTATTAAACTAAAGCCCATCATGTTGAAAGAAGCTTATCATATACAAATTGAATACCAATATGAGCGTATTTTAAAACATGAGAATGTCCTATTAGCCGATTTCCCGCCTAAGCTTGACCTATTTTTTACTGACTTCCGTCAAGCACATATCGACTTTAAAGAAGAAAAAGTACACGTGCAACTATCGAAAAAAAATAAAGTTTTATGGAAATCAGATAAAGCAGCTACTCCGAAGCAAGTAAACTTATCACATAATCGTAAGAAAAACTATTTACTTGATGAGTCCACGCCTTATCCTTTTTTAATTCGTTTAGGTGTACAAAGCGAAGAAGGAAAAGTAAAAAAACAAAAATACGATAAATTCAAGCAAATTAATCGCTTCATTGAATTTATCGACGATGCCTTAGCCTATTTACCAAAAAATCGCCAAGTCCGTATTTTAGATTTTGGTTCAGGAAAATCCTATTTGACGTTTGCCTTGTATCATTACTTAAAAATTGAAAAAGGGTTGGATATTCGCGTTACTGGCTTAGATCTGAAAAAAGAGGTAATCGAGGAATGCTCTCGTATTGCACAAGATTTAGGCTACGAGCAACTTGAATTTTTAGTTGGGGATATTAATGACTATAACGATGAATCGAATGTAGACATGGTCGTAACTCTACATGCGTGTGATGTTGCAACAGATATGGCATTATCGCGCGCAGTGAAATGGGGCGCAAGTGTTATTTTAAGTGTCCCTTGTTGTCAACATGAGCTAAACCGTCAACTTGATACACCGGCACTCGATGTCATGTTACAGCACGGTCTTGTTCGAGAACGTTTTGCAGCTCTCGCGACTGATTCAATTCGCGCTGAGATTTTATCACTTGTTGGTTATGAAGCACAGTTGTTGGAATTTATAGATATGGAGAACACACCGAAAAACATTCTAATTCGCGCGTATTATACTGGCAAAAAACCAACCGCACAACAACGTGCTAAGTATGATGCCTTTGTAACACTTTTGAATGCAAAACCATTTTTAGCAAATGAATTAACAGCTTATTTGTAA
- a CDS encoding DUF47 domain-containing protein, which produces MLNSKKQDPFFVALHKIAENMREAVHYANDFRITSVADLKEISITMKNYETAGDKLIHELIVMLNKSFMTPIEREDILEFAIRMDDVLDGTEHCIAHFEMFSLTEVDESMRIFLGYISKSADEIVKATEELKKKNLIGMRPHAILIKDYERECDEVQRTSIKQLFLNEKDPIRIIKFKDIYEQLEDIADYCQNVANTMETIIMRNA; this is translated from the coding sequence ATGCTTAACTCAAAAAAACAAGACCCTTTCTTTGTAGCATTGCATAAAATTGCTGAAAATATGAGAGAGGCCGTACATTACGCAAATGATTTTCGTATAACAAGTGTAGCTGACTTAAAAGAGATTAGCATTACAATGAAAAATTACGAAACAGCTGGCGATAAACTCATTCATGAACTAATCGTAATGCTAAACAAATCATTTATGACACCGATCGAACGAGAAGATATTTTAGAATTCGCTATTCGTATGGACGATGTGTTAGATGGTACGGAGCATTGTATCGCCCACTTCGAAATGTTCTCCTTAACAGAAGTTGACGAATCAATGCGCATTTTCTTAGGCTATATTTCTAAAAGTGCCGACGAAATTGTTAAAGCAACTGAAGAGTTAAAGAAAAAGAATCTTATTGGCATGCGCCCACATGCCATTCTAATAAAAGACTATGAGCGTGAATGTGACGAAGTACAAAGAACTTCTATTAAGCAATTATTTTTAAATGAAAAAGATCCAATCCGCATCATTAAGTTTAAAGATATTTATGAACAACTTGAGGATATCGCTGATTATTGTCAAAACGTTGCCAACACAATGGAAACAATTATCATGCGTAACGCGTAA
- a CDS encoding ABC transporter ATP-binding protein, with product MIQVENLQHTFLIGKKGKEKHVPVLKGVNFEVKKGEIVAIVGKSGSGKSTLLQILAGFMKAEQGSIRVNGQQTEKLTETESAAFRLRQFGFIFQNFQLMPGLTAFENIELPLKLQGASKAIRKEKVKKLMDKVGLSTVADHYPNELSGGQQQRVSIARALITNPPILLADEPTGSLDSETEQDILLLIQSLNRELGLTFVIITHDEEVATIAHRRFRMYDGELVKEDE from the coding sequence ATGATTCAAGTCGAGAACTTACAACATACATTTTTAATTGGAAAAAAAGGTAAGGAAAAACATGTACCTGTATTAAAGGGCGTAAATTTTGAAGTGAAAAAAGGAGAGATTGTCGCAATTGTGGGCAAGAGTGGCTCTGGAAAATCAACATTACTACAAATTTTAGCTGGGTTTATGAAAGCTGAACAAGGTTCTATTCGTGTGAATGGACAACAGACAGAGAAACTCACTGAAACAGAAAGTGCAGCTTTTCGATTGCGCCAGTTCGGATTTATCTTTCAAAACTTTCAACTTATGCCGGGTTTAACTGCATTTGAGAATATAGAGTTACCTTTGAAATTACAGGGTGCAAGCAAAGCTATTCGTAAAGAAAAAGTGAAAAAATTAATGGACAAAGTCGGATTATCAACAGTGGCCGACCATTATCCAAATGAATTATCAGGCGGTCAGCAACAACGTGTAAGTATTGCAAGAGCGCTGATTACCAATCCTCCTATTTTGCTTGCGGACGAGCCGACAGGGAGTCTAGATTCTGAAACAGAGCAGGATATTTTACTCCTTATTCAAAGTTTAAATCGTGAGCTTGGCTTAACCTTTGTCATTATTACGCACGATGAAGAAGTGGCAACAATCGCTCATCGTCGTTTCCGTATGTATGATGGCGAGCTTGTGAAGGAGGATGAATAA
- a CDS encoding FtsX-like permease family protein, whose product MIWKDQLDFVIQHIKKNKLRVFMTVLAATMGCAFLIVLASVGFGLQDSIRNEILSDENITKIQVYDGSQFTEQQKDEIKSIDHVKTVLETSAVNASAHSYFEDRDTNSSLVITNMTDFKSVTGKLAKGEFPTKSNEIIVGYHFAQTLLNDAERDVIKEKSKKAEIEGTFYDGSEEGYKKSLIGKEIELSLASNSNGASETEKVKYTIVGVTKKPSYDWMIDNTVYMDSTQKAAIGSTLAALDKVAEDEVFNTEFNIYADSLENVKPILEKLKDKGYSVFSVTEQLDQMDIFFLVLKIGLIFVGTIAVLIASIGIFNTMTMAVTERTREIGVLKAIGASPKLIQRLFLMESTFIGILGTVIAVIISYVISFTANAVLPLILKAATGEDAFSSSDITFSLIPWQLVIIASAISIGVAMISGYRPARKATKIDVIQALRQEL is encoded by the coding sequence ATGATATGGAAAGACCAATTGGATTTTGTTATCCAACATATTAAGAAAAATAAATTACGTGTATTTATGACTGTACTTGCTGCAACAATGGGGTGTGCATTTTTAATTGTTCTTGCATCCGTAGGGTTTGGGTTACAGGATTCGATTCGTAACGAGATACTATCAGATGAAAATATAACTAAAATTCAAGTATATGATGGCTCACAATTTACAGAGCAACAGAAAGATGAAATCAAGTCTATCGACCATGTTAAAACAGTGCTTGAAACGAGTGCAGTTAATGCAAGTGCGCACTCATATTTTGAAGATCGTGATACAAACTCAAGTCTAGTTATAACGAATATGACAGATTTTAAGAGTGTAACTGGGAAGCTTGCAAAAGGGGAATTTCCAACAAAGTCAAATGAGATTATTGTAGGATATCATTTTGCTCAAACATTATTAAATGATGCAGAACGAGATGTCATTAAAGAAAAAAGCAAAAAGGCTGAAATAGAAGGAACGTTTTACGATGGTAGTGAAGAAGGATATAAAAAGTCTTTAATTGGTAAAGAAATTGAATTATCTTTAGCTTCCAATTCCAATGGAGCGTCTGAAACTGAAAAGGTGAAATATACAATAGTTGGTGTGACAAAAAAACCATCTTATGATTGGATGATTGACAATACCGTCTATATGGATTCAACGCAAAAAGCAGCGATAGGAAGTACCCTTGCAGCATTAGATAAAGTAGCAGAAGATGAAGTGTTTAATACGGAATTCAATATTTATGCGGATAGTCTAGAAAATGTAAAGCCTATTTTGGAAAAGTTAAAAGACAAGGGCTATAGCGTGTTCTCTGTGACGGAGCAATTGGATCAGATGGATATATTTTTCCTTGTATTGAAAATTGGTTTAATTTTTGTTGGAACCATTGCAGTGTTAATCGCCTCTATTGGGATTTTCAATACGATGACAATGGCGGTTACAGAGCGTACACGTGAAATTGGGGTATTAAAGGCAATTGGCGCTAGTCCAAAGTTGATTCAACGACTCTTTTTAATGGAAAGCACATTTATTGGCATTTTAGGTACCGTTATTGCAGTTATTATTTCATATGTCATTAGCTTTACAGCAAATGCAGTTTTACCATTAATTTTAAAAGCGGCGACAGGTGAGGATGCTTTTAGTTCGTCAGATATTACTTTTTCACTTATCCCATGGCAACTTGTTATCATTGCGTCTGCCATCAGTATTGGTGTGGCGATGATTTCAGGCTACCGACCAGCTCGTAAAGCAACGAAGATAGATGTTATTCAAGCATTACGACAAGAGCTATAA
- a CDS encoding NUDIX domain-containing protein, with the protein MEQEIVKVFNEQHEQIGTATRAEVHEKGLWHETFHCWLVNENYIYFQIRSAQKKDYPGLLDITAAGHLLAVETVEAGIREVKEELGLKINIQDIVKMGMTSCSIVSENMIDNEFCHVYLYPFEDNWDAFELQYEEVSGVVRAKLDEAEAFFLGNTVTLNIEGYEYFPDGKRARLVRPVSTAQFVPYRELYVADVIRFAKSAMYNR; encoded by the coding sequence GTGGAACAAGAAATTGTTAAAGTTTTTAATGAGCAGCATGAACAAATTGGAACGGCTACACGGGCTGAAGTACATGAGAAGGGCTTGTGGCATGAAACATTTCACTGCTGGCTTGTCAACGAGAACTATATTTATTTCCAAATCCGTAGTGCGCAAAAGAAGGATTATCCAGGATTGCTAGATATAACAGCAGCAGGGCATTTATTAGCGGTTGAGACAGTAGAAGCGGGCATACGCGAAGTAAAAGAAGAATTGGGGTTAAAAATCAATATTCAAGACATCGTCAAAATGGGGATGACATCTTGTAGCATCGTATCTGAAAATATGATAGATAATGAATTTTGTCATGTCTATTTATACCCGTTTGAGGATAATTGGGACGCATTTGAGCTACAATATGAGGAAGTTTCGGGAGTTGTTCGAGCAAAGCTTGATGAAGCCGAAGCATTCTTTTTAGGGAATACTGTCACACTAAATATTGAGGGATATGAATATTTCCCAGATGGGAAACGAGCACGACTTGTGCGTCCTGTCAGTACGGCACAATTTGTTCCGTATCGTGAGCTGTATGTGGCGGATGTTATTCGCTTTGCCAAAAGTGCAATGTACAATCGATAG
- a CDS encoding inorganic phosphate transporter produces MNTIIILTVLVVIFALTFDFINGFHDTANAIATSVSTRALPPRVAIIMAATMNFIGAITFVGVAKALTKDIVDPFSLNAFEGDTTGSVVILAALISAIIWNLLTWYFGIPSSSSHTLIGSIAGAAVASAGFSVLNYGGFTKIIMALVLSPLIAICAGFLMMTLFKLWFKNLNLYRTNKGFRTMQIFTAAIQSFTHGTNDAQKAMGIMTMALIAGGLHTGDEIPFWIRAAAATAMGLGTSIGGYKIIKTVGGKIMKIRPVNGVAADLASATVIFGATLVHLPVSTTHVISSSIMGVGSAQRVRGVNWGMARKIVTTWIITMPISAVMASVIYFILSLFF; encoded by the coding sequence ATGAATACAATCATTATACTAACCGTATTGGTCGTCATCTTTGCCCTAACATTTGACTTTATTAATGGTTTCCATGATACAGCAAATGCTATCGCAACTTCGGTTTCCACAAGAGCATTGCCCCCACGTGTTGCCATTATTATGGCAGCGACGATGAACTTTATCGGTGCTATTACTTTCGTGGGTGTCGCAAAAGCTCTAACAAAAGATATTGTCGATCCATTCTCTTTAAATGCTTTTGAAGGAGATACAACTGGTTCTGTCGTTATATTAGCCGCATTAATTTCAGCTATTATATGGAACCTACTTACTTGGTACTTTGGTATTCCATCAAGTTCCTCACATACATTAATCGGTTCAATTGCCGGCGCAGCAGTTGCTTCTGCAGGCTTTAGCGTCCTTAATTATGGCGGTTTTACAAAAATCATTATGGCATTAGTATTGTCACCACTCATTGCAATTTGTGCCGGCTTTCTTATGATGACGCTGTTTAAATTATGGTTTAAAAACTTAAATTTATATCGTACGAATAAAGGCTTCCGGACAATGCAAATTTTCACAGCGGCTATCCAATCGTTTACGCACGGTACAAATGACGCCCAAAAAGCAATGGGGATTATGACAATGGCGCTAATTGCAGGAGGCTTGCATACTGGGGATGAAATTCCTTTTTGGATTCGAGCAGCGGCAGCTACTGCTATGGGTCTTGGTACTTCTATTGGTGGTTATAAAATTATTAAAACGGTCGGCGGTAAAATTATGAAAATCCGTCCTGTAAATGGCGTTGCAGCGGACTTAGCTTCTGCTACTGTTATTTTCGGTGCGACATTAGTACACTTACCAGTATCCACAACACACGTCATTTCTTCATCCATCATGGGTGTTGGTTCAGCACAACGAGTTCGTGGTGTTAACTGGGGAATGGCACGAAAAATTGTAACCACTTGGATTATTACAATGCCAATATCAGCTGTAATGGCATCCGTTATTTACTTTATATTATCTTTATTCTTTTAG